The segment GTTTAGTTGCGCGTGCCAAAGCCCTCCTTGCTGTTGCCGGTGGACACAGCTATACCGCTGCTGCCCAAGTTTGTGGACGACGCTCAGGAGATGCAGTTGCGCAATT is part of the Trichocoleus sp. genome and harbors:
- a CDS encoding helix-turn-helix domain-containing protein, which produces MTRRQKHPLRDLTVEEQQELERIARAMSESACLVARAKALLAVAGGHSYTAAAQVCGRRSGDAVAQ